Proteins encoded by one window of Elaeis guineensis isolate ETL-2024a chromosome 12, EG11, whole genome shotgun sequence:
- the LOC105054787 gene encoding proteasome subunit beta type-1, with the protein MALSRDWMYENNGGTCVAIAGADYCVVAADTRLSIGYSIYTRDYSKICKLTEKCVLASSGFQGDIKALQKNLAAKHLIYQHQHNKQMSCPAMAQLLSNTLYFKRFFPYYAFNVLGGLDNEGKGCVFTYDAVGSYERVGYSAQGSGSTLVMPILDNQLKSPSPLLLPARDAVTPLSEADAVDMVKDVFASATERDIYTGDKLEIVILNASGVRREFMDLRKD; encoded by the exons ATGGCTTTGAGTCGCGACTGGATGTACGAGAACAACGGAGG CACTTGCGTGGCGATCGCGGGAGCGGACTACTGTGTGGTGGCCGCCGACACGAGGCTGTCCATTGGATACAGCATCTACACCAGGGACTATtccaagatctgcaagct GACGGAGAAATGTGTGTTGGCATCTTCTGGATTCCAGGGTGATATAAAAGCTTTGCAAAAAAATTTGGCTGCTAAGCATTTG ATCTATCAGCATCAACACAACAAACAAATGAGTTGCCCCGCAATGGCTCAACTCCTCTCAAATACCCTTTATTTCAAACGTTTCTTTCCATATTATGCTTTCAATGTTCTAGGGGGACTTGACAATGAAG GGAAGGGCTGTGTGTTCACATATGATGCTGTTGGGTCCTATGAGAGGGTTGGGTACAGCGCCCAAGGCTCTGGGTCAACACTCGTCATGCCTATTTTGGACAACCAACTTAAATCCCCTAGTCCTCTCTTATTGCCTGCCAGG GATGCTGTGACACCACTATCGGAAGCTGATGCTGTTGATATGGTAAAAGATGTTTTTGCATCTGCAACTGAAAGAGATATATACACT GGAGACAAACTAGAAATAGTCATTCTCAATGCATCAGGCGTACGGCGTGAATTTATGGATCTCAGGAAAGACTAA